The following is a genomic window from Photobacterium angustum.
CGATAATGTCTGACATTTATTTAAAGTAACGATAGTCTGTGACTTCTTCACATTAAATTTGCCCCTTTTCAATTTTTTAAAAGTCAGCTCGGTAATTGGGCCGAGCTGGGTTTTGTCCAAATTTTAGCTAACTCGCTTCGCCAGTGCGTGTGATCACCAAGCGACTTTGTCATAACCAACTTCGCTAATATCATTCCATATCAGCGAAGTTACCCACTCATTTCACATAACATCTGTTATATCTACCGCAACAGAAAGCAATTATTTTCTAAGTCATAGAAAAGAAGAACAATTAAAAAAGGAGTTATATCGTCTAGTTAGTGGCAATTTTCCACCCTCACCATTTATACGAAAAATCACTTTTCCCTACTTCCCAACTTCCCGTTTAGCGATACAATCTCTTTGTCCAACGTATAAAAATATAGAAGAACTAAAATAATGAACACCCCTAACGCATTTCACTTTTTGCTAAAACAAGTCCGTGAAGAACATGGCATGACGCAAGTCGATGCAGCTAAAAACTTGAAAATAGCAAGGCAAACCTACTTAGATTTAGAGTACGGAAAAACACTACCACGACTAGATACACTGATTACACTATCGGCACTTTTTAATAAAAGTGTCGCGTATTTTACTGGCGAACGTCCCTCGTTAGACAGTTTTGATACCATGGAATTATTTGAAGAGCTTCAACAACGGTACTTAAAAAAAGTACCGAACATTGCTGAAGCCGTACCGCATTAAAAACGATAAAAGCCTGCGCCAGCAGGCTTTTTTATTGCTTTTGATCTTGATTTACCGCAACGACCAGCCCACGTAGGCCGCTATAGAAATACAGTAAATAAAGCCTGTAACCAAATACGGACAGGCCAAAGGCGTAGACACCATTTTTAAGCACCAGACGGGCTACATTGGGTGGGCGGGGGAGGTTGTGGAAGCCGATGTGCGAAGCGCGAGGTAATTGGCAGGACTGCCAACATGACAGCCTAACTACACCAATAAGAGGCCAAATGTAACCACACTAACAGGCCGCTTTTGATGTTGGCTTGTGGCTAAAGCGAACATCGATGCCAAACTGAGCGCGGAAAATTTAACATAATTGCCGTTTTATGCGTTGTGCCCAGTGCCCGCCAGCTTGCTGGGGTTAGGCACGTAACATTTCGCATAAAAACCATTATGTTAAGGCTGCTTTGTGCCAGCAAAAGGCACCAAGTAGCCGTAATTATGAAGCGCCAGCACCCACGATACTCAAACGCACGGTAATGGCGAACTACAAACCTATGCAGTTAAACCTAAGAGCGTGAGCCATTACGGTGCGAACGGGGCTTGTTTGCGCGAAGCGTAAACTTCCCCAAGATTGGGGATAGGGGTTGGAAACAAGCTCCTAAGCTAGCCAGCGGTAGAATGAATGGAAAACCGCCCCGACAACACCATGACGTTGCCTTGGTGTGAGCGATGCTTGCATTGCGGCTTTTCACACGAAGGCGTTTTAACGTGATGGTAGTAAGGGTGTGTTTGAAATGAATGGCGCGTCTCGCTGGCGGGCCTTATCCTCGGAGTGTCCGCAAGTGATAAATCCATCAAATAAAGCCCATATTTCAGGGCCTCGTAGGTAAGCGATATTCAAAATAGATTAATCTGCAGAATTACTCTCTTTAGAAAGTAACCCTTCATAATGACGGAGCGTTTCTATGTACTGCTTAACATTCGTTTTAAGCTCAACCACCTCTGATTGCGCTTGCTCTAAACGCTGAGTATTGGTGGATAAAGATGCTTTAGCATCAGACAGTGATGCTTGTAGTGTGTTTCGCTCTTGTTGAGCCTCACGCAAGTCTTTATCAAGCTGTTGGTTTTGCTCTTGTGTTGATAGCTTACTCGCTTTTAATTCTTCAATAAGCTCTTGCTTACTCTCTTGTGAAGATTCAAGACGGGTAATGTTTTTAGATAGCTCAACCACTTCCACGTTCAGTTGCTTGATCTGATCATTCAGCTCAATGTTTTGCGTTTTCGTTGATGCAACTAGCTCTTTATTACTTTCTAGCAGTAATTCATTTTTCGCCAGTTCAGTACGTAAACGCTCGTTGCTAGCCGTTGATTCACCCAATTGCTCGGTGAGGTTTTCAATTTGTTGGCGTAACTCTTGGGTAATCGCTTGCTGTGATTTATCAGCCTGGGCGAGCTCCGCCTCTACTTCTTTGATCTGCTTTTCACGCTGCTCAAGCAAGGCGGTTTGCTTGTATAAACGATCTTCAGCTCGTTCTAAATCATCAATGGCCAATAGACTTTGTTCTTTGGCATCTTCTGCGATTTCACGGTAACGACGTTCGGCTTCGGTAGCGTGGCGGGTAATTTCAGCCATGAATACACGGGTAAACTCTTCCGAGAAACCCATTTTTTCAAGCAGTGATTTTTGGTTTGCCTCAAGCTCGTCTTTCCATGCTTTGTAATATTTATGAACGGTTGAGGTGCTGCTGACATCAGGCAGCATTGAAAGCACGATACGAACACTCACCTTCTGACCTTTCGCATAAAGATCATTACAAATTAGGGTCACTTTATCTTGTAACTGATTACCACTAAGAGAAACGCTCATATCATCACCGCCATTAATTAACCTGTATAAATTATAATCTAAAAAACGAACAAAAACAACGAACGAACAGCGTTCGTTCGTTTAATTTAGAAGAAAAAGACAAAGTAGCCGTAATTATGAAGCGCCAGCACCCACGAAACCCAAACGCACGGTAATGGCGAACCACAGACAGATGCTGTTAGACCTAAGAACGTGAGCCATTACGGTGCGAACGGCTCTTGTTTGCGCGAAGCGTAAACTTCCCCAAGATTAGGGATAGGGGTTGGAAGCAAGCTCCTAAGCTAGCCAGCGGCAAAATGAATGGAAAACCGCCCCGACAACACCATGTCGTTGCCTTGGTGTGGCGATGCTTGCATTGCGGCTTTTTACACGAAGGCGTTTTAACGTGATGGTGTAAGGGCGTGGTTTGAAATGAATGTCGCGTCTCGCTGGCGGCTCTTATCCTCAGAGTGTCCACAAGTGGCAACTTATTGTCATAGCTAATATTTTGTTACTACATATTAATAACGCTGCATATTTTCTTTTCTGAGGAATATGCATGTGGAATACTCCGACCGCCCAAATTAGGGCATAAATATTTCGGAGCAATAAATGAAAAAGGCCGCATTAGTTCTTCTTGTAAGTTTTGGCTTGGTATCCACTGCAATGGCGCATTCAGGTGGTACGGACAGTAAAGGCTGTCATACAAATAGCAAAACAGGTGTTTATCACTGCCATTAATCTCCGTTACATGAATTTCCTAAAAGTCGCTTATCGTGGCTTTTAGGAATTGAGACATGTATCAATGTAACGCACAGAAATGCATCTACTTAGTACAAAGTATTCAGATAGGGAGTGGGATACTTGATGAATAAATCAGAACAGCTTTTAGCATTAGCAAGAAAAAGACAGCAAACAGTTTATGATGGATATACATCTATTGGTGATTACAACGATGGTGCATACGAATGCAATTTTGTTTCGCCATATAGTATTTCAGCGCATAATGAAAATGCTAAAGTTTTAGTAATGTTGCAAGATTGGTGTTCATCAGATTCATTTGGGGAAGATGTATGCCAAGAAACTTTAAGGTATGGTTATACTCCATCAGTTAAAACAAATATAAAATTAAAAGAATTATTATTAGAACATTTTTGTTTAGAACTTAAAGATACCTATTCAACTAATTTATTCCCTTTCATAAAACCTGGTGCAATGAATACTAGGATTCCTGCAAAAGATATGTATAGAGCAGCATTAGATTTTGCGATTCCATTAATAGATATAATTAAACCATCTATTGTGATCTGTCTTGGTAAAGAAACATTTAATGCATTAAGAAAAGCGTGTGGATTAAAAATCGTTAATAACATTCAGGAAGGTATAGAATCTCATTTTACATATAAAACGACAGAGATTTTCTGCCAAGCTCATACTGGAATGTTGGGGCAAAATAATAGAAATCGTCACGGTATACATAGGGTTACAAGTGATTGGAACCATATGAGATCATATTGTGATGGTTTATCTCAATCATTATAAGTATAAACAATAGCTATATCGTATTTTGTAACATTTATTTTATTGGCAACTTTCTTTTTTTTATATATAAAAAAGCAAAATTCCTACCACGTAAAAAAAATGAAAATAATATTATTAGCTGTAGCCTTATCTTTAACTGGATGTGCCCAAATTCAAAATTACAAGACTGTTGATGTAGCTTTAAATACACCATTATCAACATCTATTGGAGGTAGCTTTTTTAGTATCGCAAAAACAAAAGATCTACCCAATGCATTCGGTAAAGCTGATATTTATGGCGGAAAAGTCAATCTAGGTCATTCAGAATTACGATATCAAGGTTTGACAAAAGATAATCAATTAATATTACGATATACCGATGTAACTATTCATTCTGATGAGAATGTCTTTACGCGTTATGGGAATAGTTCATCAACTATTTCTTCTGGATATAATGGTAATATAATGGTCACACATGCAAATAAGAGAGATGCCAACATCTCACAATTACCTCCCAACACCATAGAATTTCTTTTCCCATTAAATAAGAAAGTATTACCAATTAGTGGTTACATTGTAACCATTATTGAAGCTACACCTTATGATGTTAAGTATACAATATCGCAATAAAAATAATAAAAACGTACGAGTACGCATAAATACCCATACTGTTAAATAAGCCCTGCAATGCAGGGCTTTTTAACACTTACCGCACACCTAAAACGACGTATACAATCCCGTCATTTCAGTGAAAGTGCCCTCTAACATATCGCAGTAAATCCCCGATTGGCGTGTGACTTCAATGTATTCCAATTGGCCACGCTTTTTACAAAAGCTGATCACTGTGTAGGTATCACACGGATCTAAAATTACCCGTAACCGTGTCACTTTATTGATTGCCCCTGTATCCGTAGGTAAATCGAATTGCAGTCCAGGTTCGGTAAGGCCGACAAAATGTTTCGCGCCGGTCATGGTAATAAATCGGTTACCACCAAGCTGGCTTAAAATGGTTTTAGCTATTTCCATATAATACGGCTGACTCATAGCGCCCCCTCCTGCTCGTAACTTTCTACCGCTTCAATAAAACATTCCAGATCGTGACAAGTACCAATTACCGGCCCTAATGCTGGGTATTGTTTAAGTACAAAGTTAAGCGCATTCACCATCTCCACCACGCTTGGATTGCATTCACGTAGTCGGATATAGAGTTGGTGCAGACGCTTATCAATAAAGTAATCGCGGGATCTGTCACTCATCGTTGTAGAGCCTGAGTGGTGCAGCGGTGATACGCTGCTCGGTTGATGTGCCTTAGTGGAGCTTGGTGAGTGTGAGTTGGAATGTGCCATCGCTTTTCTCCTTATGGGGTTTCTCATCGCCGTTTTCGCCTAACTTTTTCGAGGCACTGCAGGTTCTTTAAAGCAAGGGCGCGTAGCGTGTATTTCACCCTTGTTTTAGAGGTTCTGCTGTGCAACGTTACAGCCCGTGAAAAAGCGATGAGAACAATAAGGAGAAAACAAAAAGCACATGGAAACGGCACACACCTTAGCGACACTTGGCACAGCAAACGAAAGCTTTTGATGTTGTAGCCATGATTGTTACCCGAACGGGACAAGACATTTGCGAAGCGTTGTTTTGGCTTGGTTGAACCCTTGATACAAGGGCGGTACGACCGCAGGGGAAAGGTGTGAAATAAGCAGGATATGGCTACACAATTAGTTATGTAACTTATGCGAGTTGTGCAAGTTATGATCGTTACGTAACTTACGTAATCTTATCACTTACAATAAAACTATTGATTTTAAATTTAAAAAACTTTCTTTGAGTATTAAAAGCTAATTCTGAAGTAATGAAATCTCAAAATACAGGCTTATAAAATAGATACCTATATAAAACCAACAGCGACAATTCGCTGTTGGTTTTACTAAATTATTGAATCACACCACACGCTACACGTGAGCCACCACCACCTAATGCTTTTGGCATATCTGAGTGATTATCACCACCTGCATGGATCATAATTGAACGGCCTTTTAGTTCTTCCAACGTTAAACGAGGTGCTAATACTGGGTTCGTTGCTAGACCATTGGCACTGACAAATAGCGCAGGTAAATCACCTTTATGATTATCATCAGACCAAGCAAAGCCATGCTTATTAGTGTGCTCAGGATCGTAATGTCCTCCTGCAGCCCCACCTAAAACAACCTTGCCGTTTTTCTCTATTGAACCACAGTTACCATTTTGATGAATATGAAAACCATGCATCCCCGGTGTTAGATCTGCCAGTTCAGGTGTAAACACTACACCATATTTATTTTGGCTTAGTTCAATCGTACCTACAGGCTTACCTGT
Proteins encoded in this region:
- a CDS encoding YHYH domain-containing protein → MKKAALVLLVSFGLVSTAMAHSGGTDSKGCHTNSKTGVYHCH
- a CDS encoding helix-turn-helix transcriptional regulator, coding for MNTPNAFHFLLKQVREEHGMTQVDAAKNLKIARQTYLDLEYGKTLPRLDTLITLSALFNKSVAYFTGERPSLDSFDTMELFEELQQRYLKKVPNIAEAVPH
- a CDS encoding peptidase, with amino-acid sequence MKIILLAVALSLTGCAQIQNYKTVDVALNTPLSTSIGGSFFSIAKTKDLPNAFGKADIYGGKVNLGHSELRYQGLTKDNQLILRYTDVTIHSDENVFTRYGNSSSTISSGYNGNIMVTHANKRDANISQLPPNTIEFLFPLNKKVLPISGYIVTIIEATPYDVKYTISQ
- a CDS encoding superoxide dismutase family protein, whose amino-acid sequence is MNKAKAFLFTALALGLSHQVLAQDLTVKMTDLQTGKPVGTIELSQNKYGVVFTPELADLTPGMHGFHIHQNGNCGSIEKNGKVVLGGAAGGHYDPEHTNKHGFAWSDDNHKGDLPALFVSANGLATNPVLAPRLTLEELKGRSIMIHAGGDNHSDMPKALGGGGSRVACGVIQ
- a CDS encoding DNA-binding protein, which translates into the protein MSVSLSGNQLQDKVTLICNDLYAKGQKVSVRIVLSMLPDVSSTSTVHKYYKAWKDELEANQKSLLEKMGFSEEFTRVFMAEITRHATEAERRYREIAEDAKEQSLLAIDDLERAEDRLYKQTALLEQREKQIKEVEAELAQADKSQQAITQELRQQIENLTEQLGESTASNERLRTELAKNELLLESNKELVASTKTQNIELNDQIKQLNVEVVELSKNITRLESSQESKQELIEELKASKLSTQEQNQQLDKDLREAQQERNTLQASLSDAKASLSTNTQRLEQAQSEVVELKTNVKQYIETLRHYEGLLSKESNSAD